From a single Phocoena sinus isolate mPhoSin1 chromosome 1, mPhoSin1.pri, whole genome shotgun sequence genomic region:
- the LOC116741466 gene encoding hsc70-interacting protein-like yields MVTSKVSKLQAFVKMCKQDTSVLHTEEMHFLREWVESMGGKIPPATHKTKLEENTKEEKTDSKKVEENIKTDEPSSEESDLEIDNEGVLEPGTDAPQEMGDENVEITEAMKDQANDKNVAASDALNVGELQKAIDLFTDAIKLNPRLAILYAKRASVFIKLQKPNVAI; encoded by the coding sequence ATGGTCACCAGCAAAGTGAGCAAGCTTCAAGCCTTCGTGAAAATGTGCAAGCAGGACACGAGTGTTCTGCACACCGAGGAAATGCACTTCCTGAGGGAGTGGGTGGAGAGTATGGGGGGTAAAATACCACCTGCTACTCATAAAActaaattggaagaaaataccaaggaagaaaaaacagatagTAAGAAGGTGGAGGAAAACATAAAGACAGACGAACCATCAAGTGAGGAAAGTGATCTAGAAATTGACAATGAAGGTGTGCTTGAACCAGGCACTGATGCCCCTCAAGAAATGGGAGATGAAAATGTAGAGATAACTGAGGCGATGAAGGATCAGGCAAATGATAAAAACGTGGCTGCCAGTGATGCCCTAAATGTTGGTGAACTACAGAAAGCCATTGACTTGTTCACAGATGCCATCAAGCTAAATCCTCGTTTGGCCATTCTGTATGCCAAGAGAGCAAGTGTCTTCATCAAATTACAGAAGCCAAATGTTGCCATCTGA